Part of the Candidozyma auris chromosome 4, complete sequence genome, TACTTTGGGCGTGGCCAGATAAATTACCCCATGCAAAGTATCTCCCTATGCAAGGTGTCTCCCAAAAGTAATTTACCAATCAATAATCCCATCCAAGGTCACTCAGCCGTATATTAGCAAGCACCCGACATCCTCAAGGTCACGTGCGCCTACCGCATACGGAAAGGAGGGCCAGCATTATATGCGAGATTGACATAATTTCCGCACAGCAGCCAGCAAAAGACGTTATGTtgcattggctgcgaaaaaaagagctcaTGAAGCTCTCTCCTGGCCCTTGACCAGATTGAGCAGACCACCCAGCGACCCAGCATCCCGTCATATATAGGCAAAATCCGTCTTTTTGCCAATCTTCAACACTTTTTAAACTTACCCTACCATGGACTTCTACGAACCCACACTTTTGTTCAGACAAAACGCAATCAAGAGACCCGACTCCATGTCTCTGCTGAGCTCATACTACAGTTCCGACAACGACTCTGCCGCCACGCTCCCATACCAACATTCCAACAAGTCAAGATCCCTGTGGCTCTTAAACCACTCCAACGCCTCAGACACAATGATCCTAAACAAGGCCTGTTCCTTGGATAGAGTCAACATCAAGCTGAACTACTGGAAGATTCCTGACAACAGCATGGACTTGACTGCTCTCGCAACCAGCAGTGTCCACTCAGCAGCCCCATTGTTGGCCATTTCCAGTGCCCAGGCTGAAAACAATCTCTTTATCTACGAGCTCGACGCCGTCAACCACTACTTAACCCACCACACTACCATCACCTTACCCAACATCCACAGTCTTGCGTGGGTGCCGAAGCACAAGTCCAGgtttcttgtttctggaAACAATAAGGGATACGCTCATCTTGTTTCGGTGCCTCTCCCGCTGTCGTACACCGGAGAATcgaaggaggaagaggagtGTGCCGAGATCGTCAAGCGGTTCAACCACCGCAAGCACCTCAAGTCGGTCAACAAGGATCCTTCTATTCATACCCACGCTAGCACATGCATCTCAGAGCTTGGCTTCACCGCCAACGACAATTTGGTCTCCATCTACGACAACACGTTGTTTGTGTGGAACATAAACGACTGTGAGGCGTCTGCAAGGCCTCTGCCTGTGGGAATCCTGGTGATTCCTGGCATCAAGAGCTTCGACACGGCTCCTCCTCTTGTAAACGACCCATTCACCTTGGCTCTCTGTGGGTCATTTGGTATCTCGCTTTTTGACTTCAGAAGCAGAGGCCACAATGTGCCCAACTCTTCACTATACGCCCAGGGTGCCTCAAGACAACTTTCTGccaacaagctcaagtgGTGCCCTACAAACGAATATGTGATGGCTTCAGCACACCAAGACGGAGTTGTCAGGCTCTGGGATCTTCGAAAGCAGGACACTTTCGCAAGCTTGACTGGGCACAAGGGCAAGACTATCACAGCACTTGAGTGGAACGACAACGACATCTTCACAGGAGCTAGTGATGGCAATATTGTCCACTGGGACTTGACAAGGGGACTAGAGTCTACAGACGACATTGCAACTAATGCAGACAAGCTCCACACCTGTTCCATGAAAGAGGGTGTGTCGAGTGTATCGTTTGacaccaacaagaactcCATGGTTGACATTGCCACAGAAAGACAGTGTGGTACGTTGCTTCCGGCCCtgaacaacaacattgTCGCCATGTGTCGAGTGAGAGACTTGGAGGGCAACGACTCTGACTGCAAAGTGGTAACCATCGATGGCTCGTCGTTTCTCGGGTTGCATTCGAAGATCTACGATGCTGTGTCAAACGTGAGTAGCGAAAAGCAGTTCTACACTATAGAGGATATCAACTTGATGCTGAGAGAGGAGTTGTCGAACGCTACGCTCATTAATTCCGATGAGGATTTGATTGAGCCTTTGCAcattcaaagaaaagacaCAGTTCACTCCAAGGCTCCTACTGAAACGGAGTCTGTGCGTACAGACGATTTCCACTTTGATCTTGGGTTCAACCTCGATGATGTCGTGTCTCTCCACTCAGTGGATTCCGAACCTAGCAAGTCCACCTCGAGCTCGTCGCCAAACTCCTCCTCCCTGAATAACGACTCCAACTACACACTCTCCACCGTTGCCACGGTGATCGAATCACCTCCACTGACGCTCCAGAAGGAGTCGCTGCTAATGTTCTTGGACCAAGGTCTCGAGAAGATTTGTATGGACTTTAACAGCACCAATTGTTACACGGCTATATAAGTAGGGTAAGGAAAGGCAAGTATAATCGATAAAAAGTCACCAGTAGGTATCCTAGGGCCTACTGTTGGCTAACTTAGTTTTTGGGGATTCATGGcgttcttcaagcttgtcAGAGTATCGCTTATTCTCCTACTATATGGCTCAAGCATAGGATTTTTATGATTCCTCGGGCCGTTCTCTACAAACTTGAGCCTCATCAGCCATTTTTAATGAACAGAAGGGTCTCAATCCAGTGAACCAAATCTTTAGTTCTATTAGTTTCGACTTGTGCAGCCTACCTCGTGGAGCAAAGGCACAAGGATTGTCGCTTCCAGCGCTGCGGATTAGGAACGGACTAATCGAACAAAAAGAGATAGCGAAAAAATGCAAGAAAACCTTAGCAGGTTTACAGGACGCGGACTTTtagaaaaacaaaaaagaaaggaagtATTTAATTTGGGGAAATATTCTCGGATTCCTCGGGTAGACTCGTTTTGGCGCTCACTACGGAAGGGCTTTGAGAAGTATATTGTGTCCTTTCTGCACCCAATTGAAGTACAAAAGTAGGGCAGATACAAACAAAGTAGAGAAAAATGAATGGAGTGAAATATAAGATCCGTTGAGGGTGAGCTGATAACATTCTTGTTTCGCCAAGATAAATAGATCGCCATATGTTGGATTTTTGAGTGCTTGCTTGGTTATCTTTACCTGCGAATCATTTACTGTCCTGATTTGCGCCTCGCTAAGAGACACATTACAGGTTTACGGTCCGCGAGCTTCGGTGACATCACGTGACTCGGACAGAGGGTTATCGAAGGAAGGTATTACTTTCTGTTTTTGTCCGGAGAATTACGAATCTTGGAGAGCTCTTGCACCTGCCCTAGATGCACTTGACTTCAATCACCGTGTGTTCTTTTTCCACTTTCCCGGGTGTCGAAGGGCACCAGGTAGTAACACATCGCCAAACCCGTGCACCACGAGCTCATAGTGTCAATGAATAAtttctcttgctttttCGTATCTCCTTACGGTATAGTGCTCATCCTTTTGGTTCCAACAAGAGGGTGttatatttttttcaaaatcagcatCCTTCTTTGCTGAGTGTCACCCTAAAAGCATTCACTTTTCCTGTTTTTTCTGCATCGGCTCTCGTCAACCCTTCATTTCATCTACCTCGGGCCTCCTATATTAACTTGACTCCTTCATGACCACTAAAGTCAACGTGAAGGTAGTGGCCGCCGAGTCATTGTATAAACGTGATGTATTTAGGCAGCCTGATCCGTTTGCCGTGATTACTGTCGATGGCGCCCAAACAATCACCACGAAAACCGCTAAACGTACCCTCAACCCATACTGGAACGAGTCTTTCTTACTCAATGCGCTGGAAGACTCCATTTTGGCCATTCAAGTATTTGATCAAAGaaagttcaaaaagaaggacCAGGGCTTTTTGGGCGTGGTGAATGTGCGTGTTGGTGACGTGATCGACTTGTCGTTGCCTGCGTCGGAGGAGACCATCACCAgggatttgaagaaatccaACGAGAACTTGGCCGTCAGTGGGCGTGTAATCATCGTTTTGAGCCATAATTCAAACGCATCATCGTCCAACGGCTCGGTGGCGGCTCCTGCCCAGGGAACCTCCTCCTCTGCTCGGGCGTCGAATCCTGCTCCCGTCGCCTCTAATagtgctgctgccgctgccaATGCTGCTGCAACTAACAACGGCGGTGAGCTGTTTACAAAACAGTACTCATCCTTTGAGGATCAGTATGGTAGATTGCCACCCGGTTGGGAAAGACGTACAGATAACTTTGGCCGTACGTACTACGTCGACCACAATTCCAGAACTACAACGTGGGAAAGACCCACTCTAGATCAGTCTGAGACTGAAAGAGGACagcaaagagaaaacaCAACTGAAGCAGAAAGAAGGCAGCACCGTGGCAGGACGTTGCCCGGTGAGACCCCACTGTCTCCTACGTTAGG contains:
- the DSE1 gene encoding Dse1p translates to MDFYEPTLLFRQNAIKRPDSMSSSSSYYSSDNDSAATLPYQHSNKSRSSWLLNHSNASDTMILNKACSLDRVNIKSNYWKIPDNSMDLTALATSSVHSAAPLLAISSAQAENNLFIYELDAVNHYLTHHTTITLPNIHSLAWVPKHKSRFLVSGNNKGYAHLVSVPLPSSYTGESKEEEECAEIVKRFNHRKHLKSVNKDPSIHTHASTCISELGFTANDNLVSIYDNTLFVWNINDCEASARPSPVGISVIPGIKSFDTAPPLVNDPFTLALCGSFGISLFDFRSRGHNVPNSSLYAQGASRQLSANKLKWCPTNEYVMASAHQDGVVRLWDLRKQDTFASLTGHKGKTITALEWNDNDIFTGASDGNIVHWDLTRGLESTDDIATNADKLHTCSMKEGVSSVSFDTNKNSMVDIATERQCGTLLPASNNNIVAMCRVRDLEGNDSDCKVVTIDGSSFLGLHSKIYDAVSNVSSEKQFYTIEDINLMSREELSNATLINSDEDLIEPLHIQRKDTVHSKAPTETESVRTDDFHFDLGFNLDDVVSLHSVDSEPSKSTSSSSPNSSSSNNDSNYTLSTVATVIESPPSTLQKESSLMFLDQGLEKICMDFNSTNCYTAI